AAGACAAAAAGCTCCCACGGTTGTACTTTTGGAAAATCAAGAATTAAGTTTCCTGGTCTCAAAGGGGGTCATTGATTCTATTGATACGCAAAGCTTTGAATTAGATGATTTTATTTACTCCTATCTTAGCCAAAACACAATTCAAGACAATGTCTATGGGATGCCCATGTTTGGAGGAACCCAGGTCTTATATTATCGAAAAGATTTTTTGGAAAATAATAATATCAAACCAGTCGATTTATTAACGTGGGAGTCTCTGGCATCCGTCTCAGAAAAATTGTCGGAAAAGCAAGGTGATGAGACCATTGTCTATGGATGGGAATTTATGTATGGAGTGGAAAATCTTATTGATGCCTCTATCAGTAATGGTGGGGAGTTTTTAAATGCGGATGGAAAAAAAATAAAGATTAATTCGAAAGAGTGGGTTGATGCATGGAACTATTTTCGTCGTCTGATTCATGAAGAAAAAGTTATGTATATTCATTATGGAGGGGAAGAGTGGAACCACTGGTATGCAACGATTGATGATGTCAAACAAGGCAGAGCAGCAGGTTATATAGGCTCCTGTGGTGACATGGGAGATCTTGATATGTCAATTATAGGTACATATCTGTTGCCAAATTGGAATGATAAGTTATATGAACCTAAGGGGGTTGTAAACTTACAATCTTTTTGTTTGCCTATGAATGATGCCACAGTTCAAGAAGGGGCGATTGATTTTATTAAGTATATGACCAGTGTGGATTCAGGAGTGTTGTGGGCAACAAAAACAGGGTATCTACCCGTACGCAAATCTGTAATGGATCAAGATGCATTCTATGAAGCAGTCCTTGCTAATCCAGACTATTTTATACCCATTCGTCAAGTCAAGATGGGGGCAAAAACGTTTATCGACCCAACAGAAGGTCATATTAACGAACAACTTGAACTTGCTGCATACAAAGTCCTCATCGAGAATGTGGATGCACAGATAGCACTTGATGAAGCGGCAAAAAATGCTCAGGCAAAAATGGATGAATTATTTAATCAATGGAGGTAAGTATGTTATTTCGATTTACACATATACGCAATCGAATTGCGGTTACGGTTTCCATGATTGTCGTTGGAGCCTTGTTATTAACAACCTATGCAGTAAGTTATATCTACAATCGTGAACTAACGCGCCAAGTATTTATCATCACCAATCAGAAGATGGATCGAATTGCAGATAGTATTGATGAAGAACTCGACCAAATCCTAGAACTACAAAATCAAATTCAAAATGACAACAATATCCAAGAGTTGATGGAAAAGCATCGACGTCTAGAACAAGATGATGCTCAAGTGATTAAAGAATTATCGGATTTGTTAAGAGATTATTCGTACTCCAATACGAGTGTAAACTCAATCTTTGCGTTTGATCTGAATAAAAATATTTTGGATCCGTTGTATCGTATTGAGCCTTATCATGAAATTGTATCAGAGTTTGAGGAATTTAAGCGCTTTATTGAAGCAGATGCATATAGTGAGTTTTCAGTGCCGACAACTTTTCCTAATCGCCACTACAATAATCAGGTATTAGAAGCTTCAACCATTACCTATTTTTCCAAATACATTAATCTGAATCACTTTGACCAGATTGGATATATTATGATTAACACCAATATTGATAGTGTCTTT
This sequence is a window from Vallitaleaceae bacterium 9-2. Protein-coding genes within it:
- a CDS encoding extracellular solute-binding protein, translating into MKIYIYLCVVGILLAGCTNIETIQEEIEDEAIVIEFWYGLKGYPNQLMKKMIEDYNHSQSTYEVIGVEQTSHEETFAALKAAIARQKAPTVVLLENQELSFLVSKGVIDSIDTQSFELDDFIYSYLSQNTIQDNVYGMPMFGGTQVLYYRKDFLENNNIKPVDLLTWESLASVSEKLSEKQGDETIVYGWEFMYGVENLIDASISNGGEFLNADGKKIKINSKEWVDAWNYFRRLIHEEKVMYIHYGGEEWNHWYATIDDVKQGRAAGYIGSCGDMGDLDMSIIGTYLLPNWNDKLYEPKGVVNLQSFCLPMNDATVQEGAIDFIKYMTSVDSGVLWATKTGYLPVRKSVMDQDAFYEAVLANPDYFIPIRQVKMGAKTFIDPTEGHINEQLELAAYKVLIENVDAQIALDEAAKNAQAKMDELFNQWR